A region from the Gracilinanus agilis isolate LMUSP501 unplaced genomic scaffold, AgileGrace unplaced_scaffold50063, whole genome shotgun sequence genome encodes:
- the LOC123255684 gene encoding troponin I, fast skeletal muscle-like, translating into REPPSPGHPGPHPWAPPCLPQLEDMNQKLFDLRGKFKRPPLRRVRMSADAMLKALLGSKHKVCMDLRANLKQVKKEDTEKERDLRDVGDWRKNIEEKSGMEGRKKMFETES; encoded by the exons CGGGAGCCACCGAGCCCCGGCCATCCTGGGCCCCATCCCTGGGCACCCCCCTGCCTCCCACAGCTGGAAGACATGAACCAGAAACTGTTTGACCTTCGTGGCAAGTTCAAGAGGCCTCCGCTGCGGAGGGTGCGCATGTCCGCCGACGCCATGCTCAAGGCGCTGCTGGGCTCCAAGCACAAGGTGTGCATGGACCTGCGCGCCAACCTGAAGCAGGTGAAGAAGGAGGACACGGAGAAG GAAAGGGACCTTCGTGACGTGGGCGACTGGAGGAAGAACATTGAGGAGAAGTCGGGCATGGAGGGCAGAAAGAAGATGTTTGAGACCGAGTCCTAG